The proteins below come from a single Polynucleobacter sp. MWH-UH23A genomic window:
- a CDS encoding DNA translocase FtsK 4TM domain-containing protein, whose amino-acid sequence MARTVYPKSKTQTTPQPPSGDGQGRVPRLLLEARWFISLGLCLGLFAILLTYSKADPAWSHASFEAPKNLGGRFGAYLADLMLYIFGISAFWWVVLFGRRVLHGWRELWSIPLPPDPEAKPDSLLMRWLGFALTLICSMGLESIRLHSLGWELPRPPGGILGELIGDPMQMSLGFTGATLVLLFGLCAGLSLFLHFSWLDVAEKVGRFLEVSYHRIRERRDSEEDRKLGEAAAEEREEFVEEIRGRVEVAAPVQIVRAPVEIPKSVRVEREKQQPLFVDIPDSELPPLALLDPVPEAKETISADVLEFTSRLIERKLAEFNVQVTVIAAYPGPVVTRYEIDPAVGVKGSQIVNLSRDLARSLGVVSMRVVETIPGKTCMALELPNPTRQSVYLSEILTSQVYNDNHSLLTLALGKDISGSPMVADLAKMPHCLVAGTTGAGKSVGINAMILSLLFKAKPDEVRLIMIDPKMLEMAIYDKIPHLLCPVVTDMKQAYNALNWAVNEMERRYKLMSKFGVRNLAGFNKKIAEAEEKGEKLTNPFSLTPEDPEPIYKAPVIVIVIDELADLMMVSGKKIEELIARIAQKARAAGIHLVLATQRPSVDVITGLIKANVPTRISFQVSSKIDSRTILDQQGAETLLGMGDMLYMAPGTGLPVRVHGAFVSDDEVHRVVEWLKEKGEANYIDGVLEGADESNIDSLTGESGGEADPLYDQAVAIVLENKRPSISLVQRHLRIGYNRAARLLEDMEKAGLVSKMGNGGNREILHRPSE is encoded by the coding sequence ATGGCGAGAACCGTATACCCAAAGTCTAAGACCCAAACGACCCCCCAACCCCCTAGTGGCGATGGGCAGGGTAGGGTGCCCCGCCTCCTCTTGGAGGCCCGTTGGTTTATCTCCCTGGGTCTCTGTTTAGGCTTATTTGCCATATTGCTTACTTATTCCAAGGCGGATCCAGCTTGGTCACATGCCAGTTTTGAGGCCCCCAAAAATCTAGGTGGTCGTTTTGGTGCCTATTTGGCTGATTTAATGCTCTATATCTTCGGAATATCTGCTTTTTGGTGGGTTGTTCTGTTTGGTCGCCGCGTACTTCATGGTTGGCGTGAGCTGTGGAGTATTCCGCTGCCACCAGATCCCGAGGCAAAGCCAGATTCTTTATTAATGCGTTGGTTGGGCTTTGCTCTTACTTTAATTTGCAGCATGGGTCTTGAATCAATTCGTTTGCATTCTTTAGGCTGGGAATTGCCAAGACCACCAGGTGGCATTTTGGGGGAGTTGATTGGCGACCCCATGCAAATGTCATTAGGCTTTACTGGCGCCACCTTAGTTTTGCTCTTTGGTTTATGCGCAGGCCTATCACTCTTTTTGCATTTCTCATGGCTTGATGTTGCTGAAAAAGTAGGGCGCTTCTTAGAAGTGTCTTATCACCGCATTCGTGAGCGTCGCGATAGTGAAGAGGACCGTAAGCTTGGTGAAGCTGCCGCTGAAGAGCGTGAAGAGTTTGTTGAAGAAATTCGTGGTCGTGTTGAGGTTGCGGCGCCTGTTCAGATTGTGCGAGCCCCAGTGGAGATTCCGAAGAGCGTTCGGGTTGAGCGCGAGAAGCAACAACCGCTATTTGTGGATATACCTGATTCTGAGTTGCCGCCACTAGCATTGCTAGATCCCGTTCCTGAAGCCAAGGAAACTATTTCAGCGGATGTGTTGGAATTTACTTCGCGCTTGATTGAGCGCAAATTAGCAGAATTTAATGTTCAGGTAACTGTGATCGCTGCCTACCCAGGTCCTGTAGTGACTCGTTACGAGATTGATCCAGCAGTAGGTGTAAAGGGTAGCCAGATTGTGAACCTGTCCCGTGACTTGGCTCGCTCACTTGGTGTTGTCAGTATGCGAGTTGTTGAAACAATCCCAGGTAAAACTTGTATGGCTTTGGAGCTTCCAAATCCAACACGTCAGTCTGTCTACTTATCTGAGATTCTGACTTCACAGGTTTATAACGATAATCATTCCTTGCTGACTCTTGCATTAGGTAAAGATATTTCTGGCAGTCCAATGGTTGCCGATCTGGCTAAGATGCCACACTGCTTGGTAGCGGGTACTACTGGTGCCGGTAAATCTGTTGGTATCAATGCCATGATTTTGTCACTCCTCTTTAAGGCTAAGCCTGATGAAGTGCGCCTCATCATGATCGACCCTAAGATGTTGGAGATGGCAATCTACGACAAGATTCCGCATTTGCTTTGTCCGGTAGTAACGGATATGAAGCAGGCGTATAACGCGCTCAACTGGGCCGTGAATGAGATGGAGCGTCGCTACAAACTCATGAGTAAGTTTGGTGTACGCAACCTTGCAGGCTTTAACAAGAAGATTGCCGAAGCGGAAGAGAAGGGCGAGAAGCTTACCAATCCATTTAGCTTAACTCCCGAGGATCCAGAGCCAATTTATAAAGCGCCTGTCATTGTGATTGTGATCGACGAGTTGGCTGACCTCATGATGGTCTCTGGTAAGAAGATTGAAGAGTTGATTGCCCGTATCGCACAAAAAGCGCGTGCTGCAGGTATCCACTTGGTATTAGCTACGCAACGTCCTAGCGTTGATGTGATTACTGGTTTGATTAAGGCGAACGTGCCAACCCGTATTTCCTTTCAGGTCAGCAGTAAGATTGATAGCCGTACGATTTTGGATCAACAGGGCGCTGAGACACTCTTAGGAATGGGTGATATGTTGTACATGGCGCCAGGTACTGGATTGCCAGTTCGCGTACATGGCGCATTTGTCTCCGACGATGAAGTGCATCGTGTAGTTGAGTGGCTTAAGGAGAAGGGCGAGGCAAACTATATTGATGGTGTTCTCGAGGGTGCTGATGAGTCCAATATTGATTCACTCACTGGTGAGAGCGGTGGGGAAGCAGATCCACTCTATGATCAAGCGGTAGCGATTGTTCTGGAAAACAAACGCCCATCGATTTCTTTGGTACAGCGTCACCTCCGAATTGGCTATAACCGTGCAGCACGTCTGCTTGAGGATATGGAAAAGGCAGGTCTCGTTTCTAAGATGGGCAATGGCGGTAATCGTGAGATTCTTCATCGTCCTTCGGAGTAA
- a CDS encoding outer membrane lipoprotein carrier protein LolA, producing MRKFWSAVFIGVSCIALSNLALAEGDTGSDQLRQFVRNSKTAEGDFVQQQLRAPKANEPQDKGLKVVRQTQGHFVFQRPGRFVWDTQKPYEQKLITNGSQLVLWDKDLNQATIRPAGQALAATPAAILFGETSLDQHFDLIDGEERLGMKWVALLPKKDPSAKNKNDLPYTKISIGMSNGLPKALELVDGLGSVVLVTLDRIQLNVNLPANRFNFTPPAGAEVLRLN from the coding sequence TTGCGAAAATTCTGGTCCGCGGTATTCATTGGTGTTTCATGTATTGCTCTGTCTAACTTAGCCCTGGCAGAAGGCGACACAGGCTCTGATCAGTTGCGTCAATTTGTTCGTAATTCCAAAACTGCTGAAGGTGATTTTGTTCAGCAACAACTACGAGCACCTAAGGCTAATGAACCACAAGACAAAGGTCTTAAGGTTGTTCGCCAAACCCAAGGTCATTTTGTATTTCAAAGACCGGGCCGATTTGTTTGGGACACACAAAAACCTTATGAGCAAAAACTCATCACCAATGGAAGTCAATTGGTCTTGTGGGATAAAGATTTAAATCAAGCAACTATTCGTCCTGCGGGTCAAGCTTTAGCTGCTACACCAGCCGCAATCTTATTTGGTGAAACTTCACTGGATCAGCATTTCGACTTAATTGATGGTGAGGAGCGTCTAGGAATGAAGTGGGTTGCATTGCTGCCTAAAAAGGATCCTAGTGCTAAGAATAAAAATGACTTGCCGTATACAAAGATATCGATTGGCATGAGCAATGGTCTGCCAAAGGCTTTAGAGTTAGTGGACGGTTTAGGCAGCGTGGTTTTGGTGACGTTAGATAGAATCCAGTTAAACGTCAATTTGCCAGCTAATCGTTTTAATTTCACTCCTCCTGCGGGAGCTGAAGTCTTACGCTTAAACTAG
- the serS gene encoding serine--tRNA ligase — translation MIDPQLLRKDIAAVQARLATRKFQLDVEKFNSLESERKSLQTRTEELQAKRNQLSKAIGMKKGKGEDASAEMAEVSQVNVDMESGAARLAILQAEILDFLMGIPNLPDESVPTGKDETENKEIKRWGEQPIFDFEIKDHVDLGGPLGLDFEVAAKISGSRFVVLKGPIARLHRALAQFMIDTHASNHGYQEVYAPYMVNAASMRGTGQLPKFEEDLFKVPRQMGGEGESGEAKTENFYLIPTAEVPVTNLVRDEIVNADTLPLKFVAHTPCFRSEAGSYGRDVRGMIRQHQFDKVELVQITKPEDSMQALEDLTGHAERILELLELPYRKVLLCTGDMGFGSTKTYDLEVWVPSQNAYREISSCSSMGDFQARRMQARFKAGQGKPELVHTLNGSGLAVGRALVALIENKQQVDGSIAIPKALQPYLGGLEVLKPV, via the coding sequence ATGATTGATCCGCAACTCCTTCGCAAAGATATCGCCGCTGTGCAGGCGCGTTTAGCCACTCGTAAATTTCAATTGGATGTCGAGAAATTCAACAGCCTAGAATCTGAGCGCAAATCTTTGCAAACACGCACAGAAGAGTTGCAAGCAAAACGCAATCAGTTATCTAAAGCGATTGGTATGAAGAAGGGCAAAGGCGAAGATGCTTCCGCTGAAATGGCTGAAGTTTCTCAAGTCAATGTGGATATGGAATCTGGTGCTGCACGTTTGGCAATTTTGCAAGCGGAGATTTTAGACTTCTTGATGGGTATTCCTAATTTGCCAGATGAGTCTGTACCAACTGGTAAAGATGAAACCGAAAACAAAGAAATCAAGCGATGGGGCGAACAGCCTATTTTTGATTTTGAAATTAAAGACCACGTTGATCTTGGCGGTCCTTTGGGATTAGATTTTGAAGTCGCTGCAAAGATTAGTGGTTCACGATTTGTGGTCCTTAAAGGACCGATTGCCAGATTGCATCGAGCTCTAGCACAATTCATGATTGATACGCATGCAAGCAATCATGGATATCAAGAGGTTTATGCGCCTTATATGGTCAATGCTGCATCTATGCGTGGCACCGGTCAATTACCAAAGTTTGAAGAAGACCTTTTTAAGGTTCCCCGCCAAATGGGTGGTGAAGGTGAAAGCGGTGAAGCTAAGACTGAAAATTTTTACCTCATTCCTACCGCGGAAGTGCCTGTGACTAATCTTGTACGTGACGAGATTGTCAATGCCGATACTCTACCATTAAAGTTTGTTGCTCATACACCTTGCTTCCGATCTGAGGCTGGCAGCTATGGCCGTGATGTACGTGGCATGATTCGTCAACACCAGTTTGATAAGGTTGAGTTAGTCCAAATCACTAAGCCTGAAGATTCGATGCAAGCACTTGAGGATCTAACGGGTCATGCAGAACGAATCTTGGAATTGCTTGAGTTGCCATATCGTAAGGTTTTGCTATGCACTGGGGATATGGGCTTTGGTAGCACTAAGACGTATGACTTAGAGGTCTGGGTGCCATCACAGAATGCATATCGAGAGATCAGTTCTTGCTCAAGCATGGGCGATTTCCAGGCGCGTCGCATGCAAGCTAGATTCAAGGCGGGACAAGGTAAGCCAGAATTAGTTCATACCCTCAATGGTTCAGGATTGGCTGTGGGCCGAGCATTGGTTGCGCTGATTGAAAATAAACAGCAAGTAGATGGCAGCATTGCGATTCCTAAAGCATTGCAACCTTACTTAGGCGGTCTAGAAGTTCTTAAGCCAGTTTAA
- a CDS encoding DUF6804 family protein: MSEMHKILSGIAFLAILPLPYKFYLIVRVLICFGGVYLAYASWSTLSKSNKAILIAIAFLFNPLIPIHLTKIVWILIDIATCYYLFFFNKWKQHPC, encoded by the coding sequence ATGTCTGAAATGCATAAGATACTTAGTGGAATAGCTTTCTTAGCAATACTTCCTCTCCCATACAAATTCTATTTGATTGTGAGAGTGCTCATATGTTTTGGTGGCGTCTACTTGGCATATGCAAGTTGGAGCACCCTTTCTAAGTCAAACAAGGCAATACTCATTGCAATAGCTTTTTTATTCAACCCACTTATACCCATCCATCTAACAAAAATTGTTTGGATACTTATTGATATAGCTACTTGCTACTACCTTTTCTTTTTTAATAAATGGAAGCAGCACCCTTGTTAA
- a CDS encoding surface-adhesin E family protein, giving the protein MKKLICLYLLIYSCYLHAAGWEEVEGLTGTEAAHYIDRTRIKKMGPNQASLWLLLNRKTPTIYEGQSVWSTASLLEFDCKQQKYRIGITYYYSKPMGEGVVIGNLSVPALYQPPAPNSPPELYMMIACK; this is encoded by the coding sequence ATGAAAAAACTTATATGCCTTTACTTGCTAATTTATTCCTGCTACTTGCATGCAGCTGGTTGGGAGGAGGTCGAAGGACTCACCGGTACTGAAGCGGCTCACTATATTGACCGGACTAGAATTAAGAAGATGGGACCTAATCAGGCTTCGTTATGGTTGCTATTAAATAGAAAAACTCCAACTATCTACGAAGGTCAATCCGTATGGTCTACTGCCAGTCTTTTGGAGTTTGATTGCAAGCAACAAAAATACAGGATCGGTATCACCTACTATTACTCTAAACCCATGGGCGAAGGTGTTGTTATAGGAAATTTGAGTGTGCCTGCTTTGTATCAGCCCCCGGCTCCCAATAGTCCGCCAGAGTTATACATGATGATTGCTTGTAAATAA
- a CDS encoding site-specific integrase, which yields MSNHILLQRKCWYARLVIPAELRDHYNGKRELKQTLQTSDKKVAELKAMKLVGDWKLQFSALRGSPTGTQALAASILPHPEGKINPDTGMSDKDYALEATADSLPDSQKHAYYAIATRREIPTLLYLDKFLKQWMVEPKTKDMAKTAIKRVADTFTTLEMISTPLIYEMIDEDGNSKATKEKNYGFVRQYFKYLKRMQIIAPDKPNPFEGLDFKSSNKQVKIANKRISFKSNEVKQLIKAAEEKDDERLTQIINLAAYTGARIEELCSLKTSDVISVDRVKCLKITDAKTEAGNREVPIHPSISKLVDKLAKESKDGYLLSGLTFNKYNDRSNAIGKRFGNLKKKLGFGRTHVFHCFRNTVATQLENAGVPEGVAADIVGHEKKTMTYGLYSGGTNTKTKYEAVKKIKY from the coding sequence ATGTCAAATCACATACTACTACAACGCAAATGCTGGTATGCACGCTTAGTTATCCCCGCAGAGCTCAGAGACCACTATAACGGCAAGAGAGAGCTTAAACAAACGCTGCAAACTTCCGATAAGAAAGTAGCAGAACTAAAAGCGATGAAGCTGGTAGGCGACTGGAAGCTACAGTTTTCAGCCCTAAGAGGTAGCCCAACAGGGACTCAAGCGTTGGCAGCATCCATACTTCCTCATCCCGAGGGAAAAATTAATCCCGACACAGGCATGAGCGACAAAGACTATGCACTTGAAGCTACAGCTGATTCATTACCAGACAGTCAAAAGCATGCTTACTATGCAATTGCCACACGAAGAGAAATTCCCACCCTGCTCTATTTAGATAAATTTCTAAAGCAATGGATGGTTGAACCAAAGACGAAAGATATGGCTAAAACTGCCATCAAAAGAGTCGCAGACACCTTTACCACCTTAGAAATGATATCGACACCCCTCATCTATGAAATGATTGATGAGGATGGAAATAGCAAGGCTACCAAGGAAAAGAACTATGGTTTTGTGAGGCAATACTTTAAATATCTCAAGAGAATGCAAATAATTGCTCCTGATAAACCAAACCCATTTGAAGGGTTAGATTTCAAATCCTCAAATAAACAAGTTAAGATAGCAAACAAGAGGATTTCTTTTAAGAGTAATGAGGTCAAGCAGTTAATCAAAGCTGCTGAAGAAAAAGACGATGAGCGCTTAACTCAAATTATCAACTTGGCTGCCTATACCGGCGCAAGGATTGAGGAGTTATGTAGCCTTAAGACTTCTGATGTTATTTCTGTCGATAGGGTTAAATGCCTCAAAATTACAGATGCAAAAACTGAAGCAGGCAATAGAGAAGTGCCAATACACCCTTCTATTTCAAAGTTAGTAGATAAATTGGCTAAGGAATCAAAGGATGGATACCTACTATCAGGGCTTACCTTTAATAAATATAACGACCGCAGCAATGCAATCGGCAAAAGATTTGGAAATCTAAAGAAAAAACTTGGGTTTGGCAGAACGCATGTATTCCATTGCTTCAGAAACACGGTAGCAACTCAATTAGAGAATGCGGGGGTACCCGAAGGAGTGGCGGCAGATATAGTTGGTCATGAAAAAAAGACAATGACCTATGGTCTGTATTCAGGTGGCACCAATACAAAAACCAAATATGAAGCGGTAAAAAAGATTAAGTACTAA
- a CDS encoding DUF465 domain-containing protein, giving the protein MFPEYRELITKLKTTDRHFSHLFDKHNKLDAKILRMEDHKEPSTPEEIETLKKEKLLLKDQIYAVLKKASAA; this is encoded by the coding sequence ATGTTTCCGGAGTATCGTGAATTAATTACTAAGCTTAAAACTACCGACCGTCACTTTTCTCATTTATTTGATAAGCACAATAAACTAGATGCCAAGATTCTTCGGATGGAAGATCATAAGGAGCCGAGTACCCCAGAAGAAATTGAAACCTTGAAAAAGGAAAAGCTGCTTTTGAAGGATCAAATCTACGCAGTGCTCAAGAAGGCCAGCGCCGCCTAA
- a CDS encoding zinc ribbon domain-containing protein YjdM: protein MSTDSLPKCPACQEDMTYPDGDNYVCAQCGHEWPMAVVEEEDIGLIVKDANGNLLADGDTVTLIKDLKVKGSSTTLKVGTKIKGIRLVSGDHEVDCKTEAGNMLLKACFLKKA, encoded by the coding sequence ATGAGTACAGATAGCCTTCCGAAGTGTCCTGCTTGCCAAGAGGACATGACTTATCCCGATGGCGATAACTATGTTTGCGCTCAGTGCGGGCATGAATGGCCTATGGCAGTAGTCGAGGAAGAAGATATTGGCTTAATCGTTAAAGACGCAAATGGCAATTTACTAGCTGATGGAGACACTGTCACACTGATCAAAGACCTCAAAGTCAAAGGCTCCTCCACTACCCTAAAAGTAGGTACTAAGATTAAAGGTATTAGATTGGTCTCAGGGGACCATGAGGTAGATTGCAAAACAGAAGCAGGCAATATGCTCTTAAAAGCCTGCTTCTTAAAGAAGGCTTAA
- a CDS encoding phage holin family protein: MGNLTLFLVQWGLTSLSLWVASYIFSGLKFADGGSLLIAALLLGFANAVVKPLLILFTLPLTVLTMGLFLLVVNALVLMLVSALVSGFTISSFWTAFFASIFISIFSLFVSGLLF, translated from the coding sequence ATGGGCAACCTCACACTGTTTTTAGTCCAATGGGGCCTAACCTCTCTCTCCCTTTGGGTGGCAAGCTATATTTTCAGTGGCCTGAAGTTTGCTGATGGCGGCTCTCTATTAATTGCAGCTTTACTATTAGGTTTTGCCAACGCGGTAGTGAAGCCTTTACTCATTTTGTTCACACTCCCTCTGACAGTATTAACCATGGGTTTGTTCTTGCTGGTGGTAAACGCTTTGGTGTTAATGCTCGTATCGGCCTTGGTAAGCGGTTTTACGATTTCCAGTTTCTGGACGGCTTTTTTTGCCAGCATCTTTATTTCCATATTCAGCCTCTTTGTAAGCGGCCTTCTCTTTTAA
- a CDS encoding SlyX family protein has product MTEDRITNLEIKLSFTEDLIEKLNETVYKQQQQIEFLYRELKAIKEQASSSGSGGISLKDEIPPHY; this is encoded by the coding sequence ATGACAGAAGATCGCATCACCAACCTTGAAATCAAGCTCAGCTTTACCGAAGATCTCATTGAAAAACTCAATGAGACCGTCTACAAACAACAGCAGCAAATTGAATTTCTCTATAGAGAGCTCAAAGCCATCAAAGAACAGGCTAGCTCTAGTGGCTCAGGCGGCATCAGTCTTAAAGATGAAATTCCGCCGCATTATTGA
- a CDS encoding LLM class flavin-dependent oxidoreductase yields the protein MANSVPYSILDISPIPQGFTAADALRNSLDVAQHAERWGYTRYWVAEHHNMTGNASSATAVLVGYIAGGTKSIKVGSGGVMLPNHAPLVIAEQFGTLESLYPGRIELGLGRAPGTDQMTARALRRDLLGSDDRFPQDVRELQHYFGPIQEGQSVKAIPGANTNVPIWILGSSLYGAQLAAHFGLPYAFASHFAPDHLLEAMSIYRDLFKPSEQLAKPYSAFVMNVVAADTDEEAQHLFTTLQQNVVRMRRNTRGQLPPPIEDLDDFCDPHEQAAAAHTLQCSLVGSLETIRKGMRTWLERTGADEILFTGQIFDHQARLKSFEIAAQAAQGL from the coding sequence ATGGCAAATTCTGTTCCGTACTCTATTCTAGATATATCTCCGATACCACAGGGATTTACCGCGGCTGATGCTTTACGTAACTCCCTAGATGTGGCACAGCATGCAGAGCGGTGGGGCTACACGCGCTACTGGGTAGCTGAGCATCACAATATGACTGGTAATGCCAGTTCGGCTACTGCTGTGTTGGTGGGCTATATTGCAGGCGGGACTAAAAGTATCAAAGTTGGATCTGGCGGCGTAATGCTGCCCAATCACGCACCTTTAGTGATTGCTGAGCAGTTTGGCACGCTTGAGTCTTTATATCCTGGCCGCATAGAGTTGGGCTTAGGCAGGGCGCCTGGCACAGATCAAATGACCGCTAGAGCATTGCGCCGTGATTTATTAGGAAGTGATGATCGCTTTCCTCAAGATGTTCGTGAATTGCAACATTATTTTGGCCCCATTCAAGAAGGGCAGTCAGTAAAGGCAATTCCAGGAGCCAATACCAATGTACCTATTTGGATTTTGGGGTCCAGTCTCTATGGTGCTCAGCTAGCCGCGCATTTTGGCCTGCCTTACGCCTTTGCATCCCACTTTGCACCAGATCATTTATTGGAAGCAATGTCGATTTATAGAGACTTATTTAAGCCTTCGGAGCAATTGGCAAAACCATACTCCGCATTTGTGATGAATGTCGTTGCAGCTGATACCGATGAAGAGGCGCAGCATCTGTTTACAACCTTGCAGCAGAATGTGGTGCGCATGCGTCGTAATACCAGAGGTCAACTACCGCCACCGATTGAGGATCTAGATGATTTTTGCGATCCTCATGAACAAGCAGCAGCGGCTCATACTCTGCAGTGCTCATTGGTGGGTTCGCTAGAAACAATTCGCAAGGGAATGCGCACATGGTTAGAGCGCACAGGTGCAGATGAGATTCTATTCACAGGTCAAATCTTTGATCATCAAGCACGACTCAAATCATTTGAGATTGCGGCTCAAGCAGCTCAGGGTCTTTAG
- a CDS encoding putative toxin-antitoxin system toxin component, PIN family, with translation MKTVIFDTNVLLDIFVFNDFRAIHIRAALVDKQINALATPKTIEEFADVISRPLFSLDQSTQGQILNEWRKLAAIIEDETLISAPWKCQDPDDQVFLDLAHTSKPCVLLSKDNELLKLAKKAAVESILISADYSTV, from the coding sequence ATGAAGACTGTTATTTTTGACACCAATGTATTGCTAGACATATTTGTCTTTAACGATTTTCGGGCAATTCATATTAGGGCGGCTTTAGTAGATAAGCAAATTAATGCCTTAGCCACTCCAAAAACGATTGAGGAATTTGCAGATGTTATTTCCAGACCCCTCTTTTCCCTGGATCAATCCACCCAGGGGCAAATACTGAATGAATGGCGCAAATTAGCCGCCATCATCGAAGATGAAACACTCATCAGCGCACCGTGGAAATGCCAAGACCCAGACGATCAGGTATTTTTAGACCTCGCCCACACTTCAAAACCCTGTGTACTACTAAGTAAAGATAATGAACTTCTCAAGCTAGCCAAAAAGGCTGCCGTAGAGAGCATTCTCATTAGCGCTGATTACAGCACTGTCTGA
- a CDS encoding YaeQ family protein has translation MALRATIHKADLHVADSDRHYYGSHSLTIAKHPSETDERMMIRVIAFALQAHEDLVFTKGLSDTDEPDLWIKDLTDQIKLWIEVGQPDERRILKACGRADQVIVYCYGGQTSKIWWDGIANKLTRARNLQVIAIPAEQSQELNRLVERSMVLHVNIQDSEVYVSSDLGQVTITPEVWRNQQD, from the coding sequence ATGGCTCTTCGCGCAACTATCCATAAAGCCGACCTTCACGTCGCAGATTCAGACCGCCACTACTACGGCAGTCACTCCCTCACCATTGCTAAACATCCCTCGGAAACAGATGAGCGGATGATGATCAGAGTCATCGCTTTTGCCCTACAAGCCCATGAAGATTTGGTATTTACCAAAGGCTTGAGTGATACCGATGAACCCGATCTTTGGATCAAGGATCTAACTGATCAAATCAAACTGTGGATTGAAGTAGGTCAACCAGATGAACGCCGCATCCTCAAAGCCTGTGGTCGCGCAGATCAAGTCATTGTGTATTGCTATGGTGGACAAACTAGCAAAATCTGGTGGGATGGTATTGCGAATAAATTAACCCGCGCTCGTAATCTGCAAGTGATTGCCATACCTGCTGAACAATCGCAGGAACTAAACAGGCTGGTTGAACGCAGCATGGTGTTACATGTCAATATTCAAGACAGTGAAGTCTACGTCTCCTCAGATCTAGGTCAAGTGACGATCACCCCAGAAGTATGGCGTAATCAGCAAGATTAA
- a CDS encoding tripartite tricarboxylate transporter substrate binding protein codes for MIANLTWRIRIVAILLLGVSALFSPAAKSAENWPSKPIKIIVPFSPGSVQDALARSFSNELGAVLGEAVIVENKAGAGGTVGTGIVAKSNPDGYTFLMAAASHNINGSLFNKLSFDPIKDFTGVAYIGTSSYVMMTNSEFPAKSVAEFISLAKANPGQYNYASAGNGSASHLAMAYFDSMAGIQLVHIPTKGTGDAIAELLAGRAQAVIAANVAALPFAYDSRIRFLGVSSEKPSPFVPGVPPIGNTVKGYVFDSWFGLLAPAGTPQEIITKMQSQMSKILKQPDIIERMKRQGIEIGRLTPGEFNQLLVGDYVRMAKVVKASGAKPE; via the coding sequence ATGATCGCCAACTTAACTTGGAGAATTCGCATAGTAGCGATACTTCTGCTTGGCGTATCTGCTCTTTTTAGTCCCGCAGCCAAATCTGCTGAAAATTGGCCAAGTAAGCCTATCAAAATCATTGTTCCTTTTTCTCCGGGTAGCGTTCAGGATGCACTAGCCCGATCATTTTCGAATGAGCTTGGCGCCGTTTTAGGTGAAGCTGTAATTGTGGAAAACAAAGCAGGAGCAGGGGGCACTGTTGGAACTGGTATCGTTGCCAAATCCAATCCTGATGGATATACATTCTTAATGGCAGCAGCTAGTCACAATATCAACGGAAGTCTCTTCAACAAACTGAGCTTTGACCCAATTAAAGACTTTACTGGGGTAGCCTATATTGGTACGAGTAGTTATGTGATGATGACGAACTCAGAGTTCCCTGCAAAGTCAGTTGCGGAATTCATTTCCTTGGCAAAGGCAAATCCTGGGCAGTACAACTATGCCAGCGCCGGAAATGGTAGTGCCTCGCATTTGGCTATGGCTTACTTTGATAGTATGGCTGGGATTCAGTTGGTGCATATCCCAACGAAGGGCACTGGCGATGCTATTGCAGAATTATTGGCAGGACGTGCTCAAGCAGTCATTGCGGCAAACGTCGCCGCTTTGCCATTTGCATATGATTCGCGCATTCGGTTTTTGGGGGTCTCTTCAGAGAAGCCGTCTCCATTTGTTCCGGGTGTTCCACCCATTGGGAATACCGTGAAGGGTTATGTTTTTGATAGCTGGTTCGGTTTGCTGGCACCAGCGGGCACTCCGCAGGAAATTATTACCAAAATGCAATCCCAAATGAGCAAGATATTGAAGCAACCAGACATCATTGAAAGAATGAAGCGCCAAGGCATTGAGATTGGCCGTTTGACTCCCGGCGAATTCAATCAGTTATTGGTTGGGGATTATGTTCGTATGGCAAAGGTTGTAAAAGCATCTGGAGCAAAGCCTGAATAA